From the genome of Aricia agestis chromosome 9, ilAriAges1.1, whole genome shotgun sequence, one region includes:
- the LOC121730096 gene encoding trypsin, alkaline C-like encodes MRAVFLLLALGLAAVAAVPQNPQRIVGGSVTSISEYPSIVALLFSWSGASYTQICGGTIINNRAILSAAHCFEGDAAWQWRIRVGSTNANSGGVVHNTNRIINHPGFSRYTMNNDIAILHSASAFTFNNNVRAVSIAGPNYNLADNQAVWAAGWGATSFGGPSSEQLRHVQVWTVNQNTCRSRYSELRYTITDMMLCSGWLDVGGRDQCQYDSGGPLYHNGILVGVCSWGEQCALARYPGVNARVSRFTGWIQSNE; translated from the exons CTGTCCCGCAAAACCCACAAAGGATTGTGGGTGGATCAGTCACCAGCATCTCCGAATATCCCTCTATTGTGGCTCTGCTGTTCTCCTGGTCAGGAGCCAGCTACACCCAAATATGCGGTGGTACCATCATAAACAACCGTGCTATCCTCTCGGCTGCTCACTGCTTCGA AGGTGATGCAGCCTGGCAATGGCGCATCCGTGTCGGTTCCACCAATGCCAACAGCGGCGGAGTCGTCCACAACACCAACAGGATCATAAACCACCCCGGCTTCAGCCGCTACACCATGAACAACGACATTGCAATCCTGCATTCCGCCTCCGCCTTCACCTTCAACAACAACGTCCGTGCTGTCAGCATCGCCGGCCCCAACTACAATCTCGCTGACAACCAAGCTGTTTGGGCTGCAGGATGGGGAGCTACCAGC TTCGGAGGCCCCAGTTCTGAGCAACTCCGCCACGTCCAAGTCTGGACCGTAAACCAGAACACCTGCAGGTCTCGCTACTCCGAGCTGCGCTACACCATCACCGACATGATGCTGTGCTCCGGCTGGCTCGACGTCGGCGGTCGCGACCAGTGCCAGTATGACTCCGGTGGTCCTCTCTACCACAACGGAATTCTTGTCGGTGTCTGCTCCTGGGGCGAACAGTGCGCTCTCGCCCGCTACCCCGGCGTCAACGCCCGCGTCTCCAGATTCACCGGTTGGATCCAGAGCAACGAATGA
- the LOC121730101 gene encoding trypsin, alkaline C-like produces the protein MRAVFLLLALGLAAVAAVPQNPQRIVGGSVTSISEYPSIVALLFSWTGSSYTQFCGGTIINNRAILSAAHCFDGDAAWQWRIRVGSTNANSGGVVHNTNRIINHPGYSRFTMNNDIAILHSASVFTFNNNVRPVSIAGPNYNLADNQAVWAAGWGATSVGGPSSEQLRHVQLWTVNQNTCRSRYSELRYTITDLMLCSGWLDVGGRDQCQGDSGGPLYHNGILVGVCSWGEQCALARYPGVNARVSRFTGWIQSNE, from the exons ATGCGTGCTGTATTCCTGCTGTTGGCTCTCGGCCTTGCTGCTGTAGCGG CTGTCCCGCAAAACCCACAAAGGATAGTGGGTGGATCAGTCACCAGCATCTCCGAATATCCCTCTATTGTGGCTCTGCTGTTCTCCTGGACAGGATCCAGCTACACCCAATTTTGCGGTGGTACCATCATAAACAACCGTGCTATCCTCTCAGCTGCTCACTGCTTCGA tgGTGATGCAGCCTGGCAATGGCGCATCCGTGTCGGTTCCACCAACGCCAACAGCGGCGGAGTCGTCCACAACACCAACAGGATCATCAACCACCCCGGCTACAGCCGCTTCACCATGAACAACGACATCGCAATCCTGCATTCCGCCTCCGTCTTCACCTTCAACAACAACGTCCGTCCTGTCAGCATCGCCGGCCCCAACTACAATCTCGCTGACAACCAAGCTGTTTGGGCTGCAGGATGGGGAGCTACCAGC GTCGGAGGCCCTAGTTCTGAGCAACTCCGCCACGTCCAACTCTGGACCGTGAACCAGAACACCTGCAGGTCTCGCTACTCTGAGCTGCGCTACACCATCACCGACTTGATGCTGTGCTCCGGCTGGCTCGACGTCGGCGGTCGCGACCAGTGCCAGGGTGACTCCGGCGGTCCTCTCTACCACAACGGCATTCTTGTCGGTGTCTGCTCCTGGGGCGAACAGTGCGCTCTCGCCCGCTACCCCGGCGTCAACGCCCGCGTCTCCAGATTCACCGGTTGGATCCAGAGCAACGAATGA